The Neobacillus sp. OS1-2 genome includes a window with the following:
- a CDS encoding AmiS/UreI family transporter, with amino-acid sequence MSYVGLFLSGAVLFLNSLMLLGKADGKSVGVFNIFVGSIQVIIPFYLLMVSDQTNWELYNDAAIFLFGLTYLYVGTTALKGFEGNGLGWFCLWVAIIAVVYTITSIVHFHDVVSALTWGMWSFLWFLFFLSNALKKKIDSYLGIVAFVQSWVTLTIPALLYFLGVWNTPSMARIWTYVLILSLLSFVAASLFKKKIAFKKEPEVKEISAA; translated from the coding sequence GTGAGCTATGTGGGTTTATTTCTATCGGGTGCTGTCTTATTTTTAAACAGTCTTATGTTGTTAGGGAAGGCAGATGGGAAGAGTGTTGGCGTTTTTAATATTTTCGTAGGAAGTATTCAAGTTATTATTCCATTTTATTTACTCATGGTTTCGGATCAAACTAATTGGGAACTTTATAATGATGCGGCCATTTTCTTATTTGGCTTGACTTACTTATATGTAGGAACCACTGCATTGAAGGGATTCGAGGGCAATGGTCTCGGTTGGTTCTGCTTATGGGTTGCCATTATTGCAGTCGTTTACACCATAACTTCAATTGTCCACTTTCATGATGTAGTGAGTGCCTTAACATGGGGAATGTGGTCATTTTTGTGGTTTCTCTTCTTTTTATCAAATGCGCTGAAAAAGAAAATTGATTCTTATCTCGGAATCGTTGCCTTCGTGCAGTCATGGGTCACACTAACGATCCCCGCGCTGCTTTACTTTTTAGGTGTATGGAATACGCCATCTATGGCCCGAATCTGGACGTACGTTTTAATTCTTTCACTCCTCTCATTTGTTGCTGCCAGCCTATTTAAAAAGAAAATTGCCTTCAAGAAGGAACCTGAAGTGAAAGAGATATCAGCCGCTTAG
- a CDS encoding YbjQ family protein, whose protein sequence is MLVVTTEKVEGYKVVEIKGPVFGLIVRSRGIGGDIMAGLKSLVGGEIKQYTAMLEDSRKEALDRMIKNANQMGANAIVMMRFDSGEIGKNMSEIVAYGTAVIVEAI, encoded by the coding sequence GTGTTAGTGGTTACCACTGAAAAAGTTGAAGGCTACAAAGTTGTAGAAATAAAAGGACCTGTATTCGGACTGATTGTTAGAAGCAGAGGGATTGGCGGCGATATTATGGCAGGTTTAAAATCGCTAGTAGGCGGAGAAATCAAGCAGTATACAGCGATGCTTGAAGATTCAAGAAAAGAAGCCTTGGACCGTATGATTAAAAATGCCAACCAAATGGGTGCAAATGCGATAGTGATGATGAGATTTGATTCTGGTGAAATCGGCAAAAATATGAGTGAAATTGTGGCATATGGAACGGCTGTTATTGTGGAGGCAATTTAA
- a CDS encoding metal-dependent hydrolase — MNGTAHAAIGAAAGFIVANQFQSTPSTTLLLVGLGGISALIPDLDIDGSLRGKITLSHKVIRTAAQLIGALMIFYSFFEGGATEKWVGVGIGLAIIGVASKIKQKHMLTITGIGVLAGGVSLQELWLILLGIYILIASFVSHRSYTHSLLGVIFFGIIASKLEVSLGISGIFYTCLAGYISHLLADLKILPFNKRGIKLFLPVSSKEI; from the coding sequence TTGAATGGTACAGCACATGCGGCAATTGGAGCAGCTGCGGGATTTATCGTTGCCAACCAGTTTCAATCTACTCCCTCAACCACCCTCTTATTAGTCGGATTAGGAGGAATATCTGCTTTAATCCCTGATCTTGACATTGATGGGAGTCTTCGCGGCAAAATCACTTTATCACATAAGGTAATTCGGACGGCTGCTCAGCTAATTGGGGCTCTTATGATCTTTTATAGTTTTTTTGAGGGTGGAGCGACAGAAAAATGGGTTGGGGTAGGCATTGGATTGGCAATTATAGGAGTAGCCTCGAAAATCAAGCAAAAGCATATGTTAACAATCACGGGAATTGGTGTACTTGCGGGGGGCGTCTCCTTACAAGAACTATGGTTGATCCTACTTGGAATTTATATTTTAATTGCGTCCTTTGTATCGCACCGCAGCTATACCCATTCGCTATTGGGAGTCATCTTCTTTGGGATTATCGCATCCAAATTAGAGGTATCGCTTGGAATTAGTGGTATCTTTTATACCTGCCTAGCCGGTTACATCAGTCATTTGCTGGCAGATCTTAAAATCCTACCCTTTAATAAACGGGGAATTAAACTATTTTTACCTGTTTCTTCTAAAGAAATCTAG
- a CDS encoding ABC transporter permease: MKDILWLIQNTLQGTFRKKKNIIMYLFMPLIGIFISLLVYGGDQKMLLHVGVVNQDKSEITTDTIQFLAGLENVKMTEMKAGNVQKEIVSGKLDSVITFEKGYSDSVLAGSPDHIQITSIKGAQVTGFVKSYLYQYIENISTISRAADGNQQTFRQMVQDYQQSAFKLETHSLADTSKNKNMTNQTIGFLIMIMLMSATNLSEIILLEKEKRTYFRLLSTPINARKFLLANVLVNMIVMCIQVVITLTVMKIVFHIGLNMAYWEAAVVMFLFSLIAVGLSLVMISLSNSRSAASALQNLIITPTVMLSGCFWPVEVMPTSLQKIANFLPQRWTLDTLTKLQEGHSFSELSLHLLILIAFAAAFFLIAVYKFSRNNTTQNFV, from the coding sequence ATGAAGGATATCCTCTGGCTTATCCAAAACACATTACAAGGTACGTTTCGAAAAAAGAAAAACATTATTATGTATCTATTTATGCCATTAATCGGAATTTTTATTTCGCTGCTCGTCTATGGCGGTGATCAAAAAATGCTCCTGCATGTCGGCGTAGTCAACCAGGATAAAAGTGAGATTACCACAGATACGATCCAGTTTTTAGCAGGGTTAGAGAATGTGAAGATGACGGAAATGAAAGCCGGGAACGTTCAGAAAGAAATTGTCTCCGGTAAGCTCGACAGCGTCATTACCTTTGAAAAGGGGTATTCGGACAGTGTCTTGGCGGGAAGCCCTGACCATATCCAAATTACCTCCATCAAAGGTGCTCAAGTTACAGGATTCGTAAAATCCTATTTATATCAATATATCGAAAATATCTCGACGATTAGCCGTGCGGCAGATGGAAATCAACAAACTTTTCGGCAAATGGTTCAGGACTACCAGCAATCGGCCTTTAAGCTCGAGACACATTCATTAGCGGATACATCGAAAAATAAGAACATGACAAATCAAACGATTGGTTTTTTAATCATGATCATGCTGATGTCAGCAACCAATCTGTCCGAGATCATATTGCTGGAAAAAGAAAAACGCACCTATTTTCGGTTATTATCGACACCGATTAATGCTAGAAAATTTTTACTGGCGAATGTGCTGGTGAACATGATTGTAATGTGCATTCAAGTTGTGATTACATTAACTGTCATGAAAATCGTCTTTCATATTGGCCTGAATATGGCTTATTGGGAAGCGGCAGTCGTCATGTTCCTGTTTTCCTTGATTGCCGTCGGGCTATCGCTCGTCATGATCTCGCTTTCAAACAGCCGCAGTGCCGCAAGTGCCCTGCAAAACTTAATTATCACACCAACTGTGATGCTTTCCGGATGCTTCTGGCCTGTGGAAGTAATGCCAACTTCACTGCAAAAAATAGCCAACTTCCTACCGCAGCGATGGACACTTGATACCTTAACCAAACTGCAGGAAGGCCATTCGTTTAGCGAGTTATCTTTACATCTGCTGATTCTCATTGCCTTTGCGGCTGCCTTCTTCTTAATTGCCGTCTACAAATTCAGCAGAAATAATACCACACAGAATTTTGTCTGA
- a CDS encoding ABC transporter permease, which translates to MNILHIAWKGIKSDFRDRRTLFFMLAFPILLILVLGTALSNTFTSSLPVDDLHVLYKDTTQEGSFQQFRAGAEASGIHFKKAADNMDGKKEVKQDTYDGYIEVSDKGVQLYINNGNSINANILQGMLTAYVDKFNIAFEIRKTAPDKLEEAFTSGTQANFIKETSLNPEKKPGSLDYYAIAITTMIVLYGAMSASSLIVGERVRKTADRLIAAPVRKSEIFIGKVLGSLISNGLCVILVILFSKLFFKANWGNHLGLVFLVLLSEVVLAVSIGIGLSFLAKTSGAPQVIIMLFVQLSSFFGGAYFKIENPEGIFKLITDLSPLTWMNTAITKIIYANDFAAAIPAIGINLIGSFLLLLVAIISLQRREGL; encoded by the coding sequence TTGAATATACTTCATATCGCCTGGAAGGGGATCAAATCAGACTTCCGGGATAGAAGAACCTTGTTTTTTATGTTAGCCTTTCCGATTCTCTTAATACTTGTTCTTGGAACGGCCTTGTCGAACACGTTTACAAGCAGTCTTCCTGTGGATGATCTCCACGTTTTATATAAAGATACGACACAAGAAGGAAGCTTTCAGCAGTTTAGGGCTGGCGCTGAAGCATCTGGGATTCATTTCAAGAAAGCCGCCGATAATATGGACGGAAAAAAAGAAGTGAAGCAAGATACCTATGATGGATATATAGAAGTGAGTGATAAAGGTGTACAGTTGTATATCAACAATGGAAATAGTATTAACGCGAATATCCTCCAAGGCATGCTCACTGCCTATGTTGATAAATTCAATATTGCTTTTGAAATTAGGAAGACTGCTCCTGATAAATTGGAGGAGGCCTTTACGAGTGGAACCCAGGCAAATTTTATTAAGGAGACCTCTCTAAATCCCGAAAAGAAGCCGGGGTCGTTGGATTATTATGCGATTGCCATTACGACGATGATTGTTCTGTACGGAGCGATGTCAGCGAGCTCGTTAATTGTTGGTGAGCGCGTTAGAAAGACAGCCGATCGTCTGATTGCCGCACCAGTAAGGAAAAGCGAAATCTTTATCGGAAAAGTGTTAGGGAGTCTCATTAGTAATGGGTTGTGTGTCATATTAGTCATTCTGTTTAGCAAACTATTTTTCAAGGCCAACTGGGGGAACCATCTGGGGCTGGTATTTCTAGTGCTGCTTTCTGAGGTGGTGCTTGCGGTTAGTATCGGAATCGGTCTTAGTTTCCTAGCGAAAACAAGTGGGGCACCTCAAGTCATCATTATGTTATTTGTGCAGCTATCATCCTTTTTTGGCGGGGCCTATTTTAAAATTGAAAATCCCGAGGGAATTTTTAAGCTCATTACCGACCTTTCACCGTTAACTTGGATGAATACAGCTATAACGAAAATCATTTATGCAAATGACTTTGCTGCCGCCATTCCGGCGATCGGTATCAATCTGATTGGATCATTCTTATTGTTACTAGTGGCAATCATCTCACTGCAAAGGAGGGAGGGGTTATAA
- a CDS encoding ABC transporter ATP-binding protein: MNVLEIKNVTKKFADFIAVDNMSLSVAEGEIFGFLGANGAGKSTTINMIAGLLRSNDGLIRILGKNAAKHSRFAKMNLGMVPQDLAIYEDMTAYENVKFFAGLYGLRGAELHDRVEEALEFVGLQDKHKSYPKSFSGGMKRRLNIACAIAHRPKLIIMDEPTVGIDPQSRNYILASVRKLNEMGCTIIYTSHYMEEVEEICSRIAIIDHGKIIAEGTKEQLKSIITNTKDLWIEVKSTENINLQSIKDIPGVEAVVVDENFIKINSDTGVNNLNKIIEHFINSHIEIRALQEKAPNLETVFLTLTGRNLRDQ; this comes from the coding sequence ATGAACGTATTAGAGATAAAAAATGTTACAAAAAAATTCGCTGATTTTATTGCGGTTGATAATATGAGCTTATCCGTTGCCGAAGGGGAAATCTTTGGTTTCCTTGGGGCAAATGGTGCCGGTAAAAGTACAACAATTAATATGATCGCCGGACTGTTGCGAAGCAATGATGGGCTCATTCGTATTCTTGGGAAAAACGCGGCCAAACACAGCCGTTTTGCTAAAATGAACCTTGGCATGGTTCCACAGGATTTGGCGATCTATGAGGACATGACGGCCTATGAAAACGTAAAATTCTTTGCGGGGCTATACGGTTTGCGCGGTGCGGAACTACATGATCGGGTGGAGGAAGCGTTAGAATTTGTCGGTCTTCAAGATAAACATAAAAGTTACCCAAAAAGTTTTTCCGGCGGGATGAAGCGCCGCTTAAATATTGCCTGTGCCATCGCCCATCGGCCGAAGCTGATCATTATGGATGAACCAACGGTGGGCATTGATCCGCAGTCGCGGAACTACATCCTGGCATCCGTTAGGAAGTTAAATGAAATGGGCTGCACCATCATTTATACAAGCCATTATATGGAGGAAGTGGAGGAGATCTGTTCGCGGATCGCTATTATTGATCACGGAAAAATCATTGCCGAGGGTACGAAGGAACAACTGAAATCGATCATTACCAATACAAAAGACTTATGGATTGAGGTCAAATCGACCGAAAATATAAATCTTCAGTCGATTAAAGATATCCCAGGTGTAGAAGCCGTTGTCGTGGATGAAAATTTTATAAAAATCAACTCGGATACAGGTGTTAATAATCTAAATAAAATCATTGAGCACTTTATTAACAGCCATATTGAAATACGCGCCTTACAAGAGAAAGCACCGAATTTAGAGACCGTATTTTTAACCTTAACCGGAAGAAATCTGCGGGACCAATAA
- a CDS encoding sensor histidine kinase, translating to MEFWMISTKLVLLLYLAFYFVRVEIDHFALVVLTFLGYFCVNITLYLFNQPTVKRILLVISIGVSIVACLMVHPIFSISLPLSIVELASGFFEKKIPVLLLSIAPILYIQESFQPLYGLVAIFCFMLYSVTASFNKMLVKDEAQIDSMRKAMQKLTKHVNENTEYIRQSEYTFKLEERNRISQEIHDKIGHSMTGALFQMEAAKRLIETDPPKAAELLQNAINISKDGIENIRLTLKNMKPPTEQVGIHRLKLMIDDFNTKQPIKTVLTYEGNLGIISPIQWKIIHENVTEALTNAMKYSQATVVSIDLKVLNKLVRVEVKDNGAGTKTIKKGLGFIGMEERTAAINGKIIVDSTHGFSVTTLLPISI from the coding sequence ATGGAGTTTTGGATGATTAGCACAAAGCTAGTACTCTTACTTTATCTTGCTTTTTATTTTGTTCGGGTGGAGATTGATCATTTCGCCTTAGTGGTTCTTACCTTTCTTGGCTATTTCTGTGTCAATATCACGCTTTATCTATTTAATCAACCCACTGTCAAACGAATTCTGCTCGTTATCTCAATAGGCGTTTCTATTGTAGCCTGTCTGATGGTTCATCCAATATTTAGTATCTCATTGCCATTATCGATAGTAGAATTAGCCTCAGGATTTTTTGAAAAAAAAATACCGGTTCTGCTTCTTTCCATCGCCCCGATTCTTTATATACAAGAATCGTTTCAGCCGTTGTACGGATTAGTGGCCATCTTTTGCTTTATGCTCTATTCTGTCACCGCAAGCTTTAATAAGATGCTGGTGAAGGATGAAGCGCAGATCGATTCAATGCGAAAAGCAATGCAGAAATTAACCAAACACGTAAATGAAAATACCGAGTACATTAGGCAGTCGGAATATACCTTCAAATTAGAGGAACGAAATCGAATTTCACAGGAGATTCATGATAAAATCGGCCACTCGATGACTGGGGCCCTTTTTCAAATGGAAGCCGCCAAACGACTTATCGAAACTGATCCACCTAAGGCAGCCGAGCTGCTGCAAAATGCGATCAATATCTCAAAGGATGGCATCGAAAATATCCGCTTGACACTGAAAAATATGAAGCCCCCAACCGAACAAGTAGGGATTCACCGCTTGAAGCTGATGATCGATGACTTTAATACCAAACAACCCATCAAAACGGTGCTAACGTATGAAGGAAATTTAGGAATTATTTCGCCGATCCAGTGGAAAATTATTCATGAGAATGTCACTGAGGCACTCACGAATGCCATGAAATATTCCCAGGCTACCGTTGTTTCAATCGACTTAAAGGTATTAAACAAGCTGGTCAGGGTCGAGGTGAAGGATAACGGCGCTGGAACAAAGACAATCAAGAAGGGGCTCGGCTTTATTGGGATGGAGGAGCGGACTGCCGCAATCAACGGGAAGATTATTGTCGACAGTACGCATGGTTTCTCCGTCACCACGCTCCTGCCCATCTCCATATGA
- a CDS encoding response regulator transcription factor produces the protein MKIKVIIADDNSFIREGLKIILHTYAEFDVLDTVNDGKEAVDYCLKNSVDVALLDVRMPNMNGVEATKLITEQTSTKPLILTTFDDDEYILDAIKNGAKGYLLKNNDPEQIRDAIKSVYNGNSIIQDVILEKIKSNLTEKKAAETQMDLSQFTERERDIMSLIAKGFSNKAISKQLFISEGTVANYITSILNKTGLEHRTQIAIFYLKGKVE, from the coding sequence ATGAAAATAAAGGTCATTATTGCGGATGACAACTCCTTTATTCGCGAAGGTTTGAAAATTATCCTCCATACATATGCAGAGTTTGACGTACTTGATACGGTGAATGATGGAAAAGAGGCAGTTGACTATTGCTTGAAAAATTCAGTCGATGTAGCCCTGCTGGATGTACGCATGCCCAATATGAATGGGGTTGAGGCTACGAAATTGATTACCGAGCAAACCAGCACAAAGCCCCTCATCTTGACCACCTTTGATGATGATGAATATATTCTCGATGCGATCAAAAACGGGGCGAAGGGCTATTTATTGAAAAATAATGACCCTGAACAAATTCGTGATGCCATAAAGAGTGTTTATAACGGAAACAGCATCATTCAGGATGTGATTTTAGAAAAAATAAAGTCGAATCTTACGGAAAAAAAGGCAGCAGAGACGCAAATGGACCTCAGCCAATTTACCGAAAGAGAACGAGACATCATGTCTCTGATTGCAAAGGGGTTCTCCAATAAAGCGATATCGAAACAATTGTTTATTTCCGAAGGGACGGTGGCCAATTATATTACTTCCATCTTAAATAAGACTGGGCTTGAGCACCGCACCCAGATCGCGATCTTCTACCTGAAGGGGAAAGTGGAATAA
- a CDS encoding FMN-dependent NADH-azoreductase, whose amino-acid sequence MNILVVKANNRPSSQAVSSKMYETFMENVEGVNVTTYDVFAEDMPYFGQDLFNAFGKMQSGEELMDVEQRILAAKQKAMDALSAADVVVFAFPLWNLTIPAKLQTFVDYVYASGFAFKYDENGQLVSLMTDKKAVILSARGGIYSTPEAAPMEMAATYMKNVFGGVFGMQIVNEVIIEGHNANPAQAETIIAEGLAKVAEVAKSLSAVLA is encoded by the coding sequence ATGAACATATTAGTAGTAAAAGCAAATAACCGTCCATCTTCTCAAGCTGTGTCTAGTAAAATGTATGAGACTTTCATGGAGAACGTAGAAGGTGTGAACGTTACGACCTACGATGTATTTGCAGAGGATATGCCTTACTTTGGCCAGGATTTATTCAACGCTTTTGGAAAAATGCAGTCTGGCGAAGAGTTAATGGATGTTGAGCAACGTATTTTAGCAGCGAAGCAAAAAGCAATGGATGCTCTATCAGCGGCAGATGTCGTTGTATTTGCTTTCCCATTGTGGAACTTAACCATCCCAGCTAAATTACAAACATTTGTTGACTATGTATATGCATCAGGTTTTGCCTTCAAATACGATGAAAATGGCCAATTAGTCAGCTTAATGACTGATAAAAAGGCTGTAATTCTCAGTGCACGCGGCGGCATTTATTCCACACCAGAAGCAGCCCCAATGGAAATGGCGGCAACTTATATGAAAAATGTATTTGGCGGCGTTTTCGGTATGCAAATCGTTAATGAAGTCATCATCGAAGGTCACAATGCTAACCCAGCACAAGCTGAAACCATTATTGCAGAAGGTTTAGCAAAAGTGGCAGAAGTAGCAAAAAGCCTTTCCGCCGTGCTAGCATAA
- a CDS encoding ATP-binding protein, translating to MNLDVDILLYQVVSVLLPISVYHLFFHEQDSERRKPLSKLSFILIMILVLAMSFPVKFSTGYIYDFRIVPFIIAFVYGGTFPGLLSAAVLLGYRYFIGGDGFYIVLINYSLSCIVFILMQDQYELFKKKNKLMFVSLVFWANTIIVILTLLTKNQLAQIPFMFVFYFITWICLVMVVFIMENVNQQAEMRERLQKDERLNVISQLSASVAHEVRNPLTSVRGFLQLMQEDENLKNEQKQYIEIAITELDHAQSIINDYLSLAKPNTEGLTIVDISEEVKKTVALMTSYSNIQNISIRMNVQDGLYIKGNKGEVKQVLVNIIKNGIEALETGGDLHVDTFEEGGEIVIQIIDSGKGMTKSQLARLGTPFYTTKEKGTGVGLTISFQLIHAMKGVISVESHLGQGTAFTIRFPRLPAPSTSVSLSNMDGILDHEKIS from the coding sequence ATGAATCTAGATGTTGACATTCTTTTATATCAAGTCGTTAGTGTCCTCTTGCCCATCTCCGTCTATCATTTATTTTTTCATGAACAAGACAGTGAGCGGAGAAAACCTCTATCAAAACTTTCCTTCATCCTGATTATGATTCTAGTACTTGCGATGTCATTCCCAGTGAAGTTTTCTACGGGGTATATATATGATTTCAGAATTGTCCCCTTTATTATTGCATTTGTGTATGGTGGAACCTTTCCAGGTTTACTAAGTGCGGCGGTTCTTTTAGGATACCGTTATTTCATTGGCGGAGATGGCTTTTATATCGTTTTGATCAATTATTCGCTTTCTTGCATCGTTTTCATTTTGATGCAAGATCAATATGAGCTTTTTAAAAAGAAAAATAAGTTGATGTTTGTTAGTTTGGTGTTCTGGGCTAACACGATCATTGTCATCCTCACGCTACTGACAAAGAATCAATTGGCGCAAATTCCCTTTATGTTTGTGTTTTATTTTATCACATGGATTTGCTTGGTGATGGTTGTTTTTATCATGGAAAATGTCAATCAGCAGGCCGAAATGCGGGAGAGATTACAGAAAGATGAACGATTAAATGTAATTAGTCAGTTGTCCGCCTCGGTTGCCCATGAAGTCAGAAATCCGTTAACCTCTGTTCGTGGCTTCTTACAGTTAATGCAAGAAGACGAGAATTTAAAAAATGAACAGAAACAGTATATTGAGATTGCTATAACGGAACTAGACCATGCGCAATCCATCATCAATGATTATCTGTCCCTAGCCAAACCGAACACGGAAGGTTTGACGATTGTCGATATTTCTGAAGAGGTGAAGAAGACGGTCGCACTTATGACTTCATATTCGAATATCCAAAATATTTCGATTCGAATGAATGTGCAAGATGGGCTTTACATAAAAGGAAATAAAGGTGAAGTGAAACAGGTTTTAGTCAATATTATCAAAAATGGCATTGAAGCATTGGAGACAGGTGGGGATCTTCATGTTGATACCTTTGAAGAGGGCGGAGAGATTGTTATCCAGATCATTGACAGTGGCAAAGGGATGACCAAGAGCCAGCTAGCCAGATTAGGGACGCCTTTTTATACAACAAAAGAAAAGGGGACCGGTGTGGGATTAACCATTTCCTTTCAACTTATTCACGCCATGAAAGGAGTCATTTCGGTAGAAAGCCATCTAGGGCAGGGGACGGCCTTTACGATTAGGTTCCCAAGGCTGCCCGCGCCCAGCACGTCTGTAAGTTTGTCGAATATGGATGGAATTTTAGATCATGAGAAAATCAGTTAA
- a CDS encoding OsmC family protein produces MDFTINWKGKMAFGGVAPSGHEFNMDAASEVGGENGGPRPTELLLQAVAGCTGMDIISILHKMRLEPSSFQMDVTGERAKEHPKRFTAITIHYAFDGDLPEDKVIRAIQLSKDKYCSVSHSLNAEITVSYSINGVKGEKSI; encoded by the coding sequence ATGGATTTTACAATTAACTGGAAAGGGAAAATGGCATTTGGGGGTGTTGCTCCATCCGGCCATGAATTTAACATGGATGCAGCATCAGAAGTAGGGGGAGAGAACGGCGGCCCAAGACCGACAGAATTACTATTACAGGCGGTTGCGGGTTGTACAGGAATGGACATCATCTCCATTTTGCATAAAATGCGCCTTGAGCCATCTTCCTTCCAAATGGATGTTACAGGTGAACGTGCCAAAGAGCATCCCAAGCGGTTCACGGCCATTACCATTCATTATGCATTCGACGGAGACTTGCCGGAAGATAAGGTGATCCGAGCCATCCAACTATCAAAGGATAAATATTGTTCCGTGTCCCATTCCTTAAACGCAGAAATCACCGTAAGCTACTCCATCAATGGTGTGAAAGGTGAAAAAAGCATTTAA